A single genomic interval of Helianthus annuus cultivar XRQ/B chromosome 6, HanXRQr2.0-SUNRISE, whole genome shotgun sequence harbors:
- the LOC110864286 gene encoding 14 kDa proline-rich protein DC2.15: MASRALATTAFLLTLNLLFFTLVTSTSCPPPPSTPKPNKHHHKATCPKDTLKLGVCANVLNDLVHLVVGTPPKTPCCSLLGDLVDLKAAVCLCTAIKANVLGINLNVPVSLSLLLNYCGKKVPQGFQCA, translated from the coding sequence ATGGCTTCAAGGGCATTGGCAACAACTGCTTTCCTACTCACCCTTAACCTTCTCTTCTTCACTCTCGTAACTTCAACTTCTTGCCCACCACCACCAAGCACTCCTAAGCCAAATAAACATCACCACAAAGCAACTTGCCCTAAAGACACCCTCAAGTTAGGTGTGTGTGCTAATGTTCTCAACGACTTGGTTCACCTAGTCGTTGGTACACCACCAAAGACTCCTTGCTGCAGCCTCCTCGGTGACCTCGTTGATCTTAAGGCAGCAGTCTGCCTTTGCACCGCAATCAAAGCAAATGTATTGGGTATCAACCTCAACGTGCCAGTTTCTTTGAGCTTGTTGCTTAACTATTGTGGAAAGAAGGTCCCACAGGGCTTCCAATGCGCATAG
- the LOC110866040 gene encoding uncharacterized protein LOC110866040 has product MATLTIWSKWVPSKCNIFMWRAILDRLPSKRALHRRNIVVEDPMCSFCGEAEETTDHLFTACTLASNVWHAISTWCKIPEIFAFSVFDLSKIHKHARVSRVFKAEVVKGLIVIACWKIWKARNENIFQQSSSNARDIVEAIKSIGFLWFKHRQKRICIEWDDWRCFNLMHVIDCVGFLSLLETGGFLAGV; this is encoded by the coding sequence ATGGCAACACTAACGATATGGAGTAAATGGGTGCCGAGTAAGTGTAACATTTTCATGTGGAGAGCCATTTTGGATCGTCTGCCGTCGAAGAGGGCGTTGCATAGAAGAAATATTGTGGTAGAAGATCCGATGTGTTCTTTTTGTGGAGAGGCTGAGGAAACAACGGATCATTTGTTCACGGCTTGTACGTTGGCTTCGAATGTTTGGCATGCGATTTCTACTTGGTGTAAAATTCCGGAGATTTTTGCTTTTTCGGTTTTTGACTTATCAAAGATCCACAAGCACGCGAGGGTTTCAAGAGTTTTTAAGGCCGAAGTGGTTAAAGGTTTGATCGTGATTGCATGTTGGAAGATATGGAAGGCTAGGAACGAGAACATTTTCCAACAGAGTTCTAGCAATGCTCGAGACATAGTGGAGGCGATTAAGTCGATTGGTTTTTTGTGGTTTAAACATAGGCAAAAGCGTATTTGTATAGAGTGGGATGATTGGCGATGTTTTAACTTGATGCATGTAATTGACTGTGTTGGTTTCCTGTCTCTCCTCGAGACAGGAGGTTTTCTTGCTGGCGTTTAA